Sequence from the Clostridium butyricum genome:
CAAGATATGGTGGAGATATAAAGGGAATTACAAAAAGATTAGATTATTTAGAGGAATTAGGAATTGATACAATTTATCTTACACCAATATTTAAATCTAAAACAGCACATAAATATGATACTAGTGATTATTTCAATATTGATCCGCAATTTGGAACTGTTGATGATGTAAGGGAATTAGTAGATAATGCTCATGAAAAGGGGATTAAAATAATACTTGATGCCGTGTTTAATCATTCTGGTGAAGACTTCTTTGCATTTAAAGATTTACTTGAAAACCAGAAGAAATCTAAATATAAAGATTGGTATTTTATTGATAGCTATCCTGTTTCAATGGAAAATGAAAACTATTACACATTTGGACACAGACATTTTAATATGCCTAAATTAAATACTAATAATGAAGAAGTTAAAGAGTATTTATTAAAAGTAGGTGAATATTGGGTAAAAGAGATAGGAATAGATGGATGGCGTTTAGATGTATGTGATGAAATAGGACATGATTTTTGGAGAGCATTTAGAAAGCGAATAAAACATGTTAATAAAAATGCAGTGATAATTGGAGAAATAATGCATGAAGCAAATTCTTTTTTAAAGGGGGATCAGCTTGATAGTATTATGAATTATCCATTTAAAAATGCAGTTACAGATTTTTTTGCAAAAAGATCAATAAGTAGCTGTGAGTTTTCAGATATTTTAGCAAGTAATAGGATGTTATATATGGATTCTGTTACAAAGCAGATGTGGAATTTAATAGATAGTCATGATACAAAAAGATTTTTATCAGAATGTAATGATAATGTGACATTTATGAAATTAGCAGTTGCTTTCCAATTTACTTATTTAGGGGTTCCGTATATTTATTATGGTGATGAAATAGGGATGAATGGTGGAGATGATCCATTTAATAGAAGATGTATGATATGGGAAAAAGAAAATCAAAATAAAGATATGTTTGAATATTTTAAAAAGCTTATAAAAATAAGAAAAGATAATAAAGCTCTTATTTATGGAGAGTATAAAGAACTTTGCTGTGAAGATAATCTTATTGCATTTGAAAGAAATTATAATGATGAGCATATTGTAGTATTTATTAATAATAATAATGAAGATAAAAAATTTATAAATGCTTATGAGTTAAGTGGAACAGATATTATGAATGGACAACAAATTGAAAAATCTTTAGAAATTGATATTGACAAAATGAGTATAAAAATAATAAAAATAAATAATAAATAATTTAAAAATAAATTTGATTTTGAAAAGAGACATTAATTATAAAAAATGTCTCTTTTTATTTATAATACAATACTGTTCTATTAAAAATATATAAATAATATTGTGAAAAATTAAAGACTATTATTTTTAATTTCTTTTAAAATAAAAGTGATGATATAAACAACAATATATTTTAAAAATCGAGCAATATTTACAAATGATAATGTGTTTATAAATTAGTAAATCCTTGATTTTCATATTAAAAATATAGTAAGATAATAATGATTGCTTTAAAAATAGCACATATGTTGCTATTTTATATTACTAAAGATTTAAGAAAAATTAGGTTTTTATTAATATAAAAGGAATAGAAAACAGTACAAAAGATAAACATATTATTAAGCAAAATTTTAATAATAAATTAGTTTAATAATATAAATTTACACACGATAAAATGGAGGGAAAAACATGTATAGTAGTGATATTGATGTTATTACTAAAATGGCTGAAAAAAAGGCCAGAAATGCAAATGAAAAGACAGGAAAATATTTAGGAAGAGCTGTTGTTACTGGATTTTATATATTAGTAGCAATTATTCTTTCATATACAACAGGAGCGATTCTTTATCCTAAATACCCTGAAGTTTCTAAAGTAATTATTGCGGCAACATTCTGTTTTGCCATAGCGTTAATAGTATTTTTAAGTGGAGAGCTATTTACAGGTAATAATTTTGTAATGGCAGTAGGGTTATTTAAAGGGAAAGTTAGTGTTAGTTCTACATTAAAGGTATGGATTTACACATTTTTAGGAAATGCAGTAGGTCTTATTATATTTGCCTATTTGTTTATTAAAAGTGGAGCTTCTTTCACTCCGATTCAGCATTATATAGAATCTGTTGCGTATGCTAAATTAGAGTTACCAGCTTATCAAATGTTTTTAAGAGGTTTGTTATGTAACTTTATAGTTTGCTTAGCTTATTTATCAGGAATTAAGATGAAGTCAGAAAGCGGAAAGTTAATAATGATGTT
This genomic interval carries:
- a CDS encoding glycoside hydrolase family 13 protein, encoding MNKYAVYHVTEAPYSYSKDINTLTLRVRAAKDDIKKCIVYYKDKYLDNSPYEEKEMILAAKCELFEYFQTDISIFRNRYQYYFKMIDYNENTHYLTERGVKDDDSLIYPYIFPYIATEDVYEDVKWMQESVVYQIFPERFCNGDESINPEGTLPWGKEENLNYYSRYGGDIKGITKRLDYLEELGIDTIYLTPIFKSKTAHKYDTSDYFNIDPQFGTVDDVRELVDNAHEKGIKIILDAVFNHSGEDFFAFKDLLENQKKSKYKDWYFIDSYPVSMENENYYTFGHRHFNMPKLNTNNEEVKEYLLKVGEYWVKEIGIDGWRLDVCDEIGHDFWRAFRKRIKHVNKNAVIIGEIMHEANSFLKGDQLDSIMNYPFKNAVTDFFAKRSISSCEFSDILASNRMLYMDSVTKQMWNLIDSHDTKRFLSECNDNVTFMKLAVAFQFTYLGVPYIYYGDEIGMNGGDDPFNRRCMIWEKENQNKDMFEYFKKLIKIRKDNKALIYGEYKELCCEDNLIAFERNYNDEHIVVFINNNNEDKKFINAYELSGTDIMNGQQIEKSLEIDIDKMSIKIIKINNK
- a CDS encoding formate/nitrite transporter family protein translates to MYSSDIDVITKMAEKKARNANEKTGKYLGRAVVTGFYILVAIILSYTTGAILYPKYPEVSKVIIAATFCFAIALIVFLSGELFTGNNFVMAVGLFKGKVSVSSTLKVWIYTFLGNAVGLIIFAYLFIKSGASFTPIQHYIESVAYAKLELPAYQMFLRGLLCNFIVCLAYLSGIKMKSESGKLIMMFFSVFAFIIAGFEHSIANVGVFSIAYFALGGLPMALVFKNLFFVVLGNIIGGGLLLGGSLVYISTDEEH